In Clavibacter californiensis, the sequence GAAGTCGATCGCGGCCGCGAGCCAGGACGCGGACTCCACGTCGTCGTACTCGACGAACGGCGAGAACTCCGTCCAGCCGAGCGGGCCCTGGAAGAGCGCGGCCTCGCGCACGTCGAGGCCGCGGAAGCGCGTGCGGAGCGGGAGGGCGACGACGCGGGCGGTGGCGAGGAGGTCGTCGAGGGCGGGGAGCATGGATCCAGCCTCGCACCCGCGGGCGCCCGCCGGGGCGCCGCCTAGGCTGGACGCATGGTGAAGCAGGTCTCCGACATCCACGATCCCACCCGCTGGCGCGACGTCCCCCTCGCGGAGGGCTTCACCGACATCACGTACCACCACGACCTCACCGGCCGCATCGCGCGCATCGCGTTCGACCGGCCCGAGGTGCGCAACGCCTTCCGCCCGCGCACGGTCGACGAGCTGTACCAGGCGCTCGACGACGCACGGCAGGATCCGCGCATCGGCGTGGTGCTCCTCACCGGCAACGGCCCGAGCCCGAAGGACGGCGGCTGGGCGTTCTGCAGCGGCGGCGACCAGCGGATCCGCGGGCGCGACGGCTACAAGTACGCGGAGGGCGAGACCGCGGAGGGCGTCGACCCGGCGCGCGCCGGCCGGCTCCACATCCTCGAGGTGCAGCGCCTCATCCGCTTCATGCCCAAGGTCGTCATCGCGGTCGTCCCCGGCTGGGCCGCGGGCGGCGGGCACTCCCTGCACGTCGTGTGCGACCTCACGATCGCCTCGGCCGAGCACGGTCGCTTCAAGCAGACCGACGCGGACGTCGGCTCGTTCGACGGCGGGTACGGATCCGCGTACTTCGCCCGCCAGGTCGGCCAGAAGTCCGCGCGCGAGGTGTTCTTCCTGGCCGAGGAGCACAGCGCCCAGCGCATGTACGAGATGGGCGCCGTGAACCGCGTCGTGCCGCACGCCGAGCTCGAGGCGACCGCGTTGGACTGGGCCGAGACCATCCTCGGGAAGTCGCCCACCGCGATCCGCATGCTCAAGTACGCCTTCAACGCGGTCGACGACGGCATGGTCGGCCAGCAGGTGTTCGCGGGGGAGGCAACGCGCCTCGCTTACGGGACCGACGAGGCCGTCGAGGGGCGCGACTCCTTCCTCGAGAAGCGCGCGCCCGACTGGTCGCCGTTCCCGTGGCAGTTCTGATCGGCGCGGTCCCGCTCCCGTGAGGCGCCTCGAACGGCTGGCCGATTCCGGGGCCGACGTCCTGCCGCTCCTCCGCGCGGCGCTCGCGGGCGACGGCCCGGCCCTGCTCGCGCGGCCGGTGGACGCTCCCGTCGTCGCCGGCGATCCGCCGCCGCCCGCCGAGGTCGAGCGCCGCGTCGCGCTCGTGGTCGAGACGTCGGGCACCACCTCCCGGCCCAAGCGCGTCGCGCTGTCGTCGGACGCGCTGCTGGCGAGCGCCGCCGCGTCGCAGGCGGCGCTCGGGCCGCCCGGGCAGTGGATCCTCGCGCTCCCCACCCACTACATCGCCGGACTCCAGGTGCTCGTGCGCTCGATCGCCGCGGGTACGACGCCCGCGGTCCTCGCGCCCGGCAGCTTCGACCCGCGCGCGTTCGCGGAGCTGGCCGGGTCGATGGACGCGCGCGTCGCCCGCTACACCTCGCTCGTGCCGACGCAG encodes:
- a CDS encoding 1,4-dihydroxy-2-naphthoyl-CoA synthase; this translates as MVKQVSDIHDPTRWRDVPLAEGFTDITYHHDLTGRIARIAFDRPEVRNAFRPRTVDELYQALDDARQDPRIGVVLLTGNGPSPKDGGWAFCSGGDQRIRGRDGYKYAEGETAEGVDPARAGRLHILEVQRLIRFMPKVVIAVVPGWAAGGGHSLHVVCDLTIASAEHGRFKQTDADVGSFDGGYGSAYFARQVGQKSAREVFFLAEEHSAQRMYEMGAVNRVVPHAELEATALDWAETILGKSPTAIRMLKYAFNAVDDGMVGQQVFAGEATRLAYGTDEAVEGRDSFLEKRAPDWSPFPWQF